Proteins encoded by one window of Sphingomonas ginkgonis:
- a CDS encoding helicase HerA-like domain-containing protein, whose protein sequence is MATQQNSIFIGAESGGGNPQGLELRRANRHGLIAGATGTGKTVTLQGIVEGFSGVGVPCFVADVKGDLSGLAMAGSAQSKTHEIFAQRAQDLGITDWQYHDVPVQFWDLFGEQGHPIRTTVSEMGPLLLARLMNLNDVQEGVLNIAFNVADKEGLLLLDLDDLQSMLVHCGEEADQLTIQYGNVTKQSVGSIQRSLLQLRSQGGDHFFGEPALELSDFIALDDQGRGIVNVLAADKLMASPRLYATFLLWLLSELFEQLPEVGDPDKPKLCFFFDEAHLLFDNAPPALLEKVEQVVRLIRSKGVGVYFITQNPIDIPDKVAAQLNNRVQHKLNAFTPRDQQAVQAAANTFRTNPAIDVASAITELKIGEALVSLLQPDGSPEPVQRVLIRPPSTRVGPLTPQERQVIVTTDAVGAKYDTLIDRESAEELLKAKSDEAVAAAQAAQAQDAAEKTAAEQAKRDAQAAKEQARAQIQQQKLDLQRQKMEQQEAVRQAREAAKPSMADKVIQSAVRAASSSVGRQLGNQLLRGLLGGLMRGR, encoded by the coding sequence TTGGCCACCCAGCAGAACAGCATTTTCATCGGCGCCGAGTCGGGCGGCGGCAACCCGCAGGGGCTCGAGCTTCGGCGCGCCAATCGCCACGGGCTGATCGCCGGCGCGACCGGCACCGGCAAGACCGTCACCCTGCAGGGCATCGTCGAGGGTTTCTCCGGGGTCGGCGTCCCCTGCTTCGTCGCCGACGTGAAGGGCGATCTCTCCGGGCTGGCGATGGCCGGCTCCGCCCAGTCCAAGACCCACGAGATCTTCGCCCAGCGCGCGCAGGACCTCGGGATCACCGACTGGCAGTACCACGATGTCCCGGTGCAGTTCTGGGACCTGTTCGGCGAACAGGGCCATCCCATCCGCACCACCGTCAGCGAGATGGGGCCGCTGCTGCTCGCCCGGCTGATGAACCTCAACGACGTCCAGGAGGGCGTGCTCAACATCGCCTTCAACGTCGCCGACAAGGAGGGGCTGCTGCTCCTCGATCTCGACGACCTCCAGTCGATGCTGGTCCACTGCGGTGAAGAAGCGGACCAGCTGACGATCCAGTACGGCAATGTCACCAAGCAGTCGGTCGGCTCGATCCAGCGCTCCCTCCTCCAGCTGAGGAGCCAGGGCGGCGACCATTTCTTCGGCGAGCCGGCGCTCGAGCTGTCCGACTTCATCGCGCTCGACGACCAAGGCCGCGGGATCGTCAACGTCCTCGCCGCCGACAAGCTGATGGCCAGCCCGCGGCTCTACGCGACCTTCCTCCTCTGGCTCCTGTCCGAGCTGTTCGAGCAGCTTCCCGAGGTCGGCGACCCGGACAAGCCCAAGCTCTGCTTCTTCTTCGACGAGGCGCACCTCCTGTTCGACAACGCCCCGCCGGCGCTGCTCGAGAAGGTCGAGCAGGTTGTCCGCCTGATCCGCTCCAAGGGCGTCGGCGTCTACTTCATCACGCAGAACCCGATCGATATCCCCGACAAGGTGGCGGCGCAGCTCAACAACCGGGTGCAGCACAAGCTCAACGCCTTCACGCCCCGCGACCAGCAGGCGGTGCAGGCGGCCGCGAACACCTTCCGCACCAATCCCGCGATCGACGTCGCCTCGGCCATCACCGAGCTCAAGATCGGCGAGGCGCTGGTTTCGCTGCTCCAGCCCGATGGCTCGCCGGAGCCGGTCCAGCGCGTCCTGATCAGGCCGCCCTCGACCCGGGTCGGCCCGCTCACCCCGCAGGAGCGGCAGGTGATCGTCACCACCGACGCCGTCGGCGCCAAGTACGACACGCTAATCGATCGCGAGAGCGCGGAGGAGCTGCTCAAGGCCAAGTCGGACGAGGCGGTCGCCGCGGCCCAGGCGGCGCAGGCGCAGGACGCGGCGGAGAAGACCGCGGCCGAACAGGCCAAGCGTGACGCGCAGGCCGCCAAGGAGCAGGCGCGCGCCCAGATCCAGCAGCAGAAGCTCGACCTCCAGCGCCAGAAGATGGAGCAGCAGGAGGCGGTCCGCCAGGCGCGCGAGGCGGCCAAGCCCAGCATGGCCGACAAGGTGATCCAGTCGGCCGTCCGGGCCGCCTCGAGCTCGGTCGGCCGCCAGCTCGGCAACCAGCTGCTGCGCGGTCTTCTCGGCGGGCTGATGCGCGGGCGGTGA
- a CDS encoding Mrp/NBP35 family ATP-binding protein, producing MTDTPDFGPDASRVRSFRLTGTVASIVADASGLADAERPQLEARLRTVAERHGAGEVRVALTAARSGRKLIAVGSGKGGVGKSTLAANLAVALARLGRKVGIIDADIYGPSQPRLLGTSERPEAEDKTLIPVAAQGVRLLSVGQLVPEGQALAWRGPMAAGALNQLVEGQWGDTELIIVDLPPGTGDVQLSLIQKARPAGAVVVSTPQDLALIDATRAIDLFRKTSVPVLGIIENMAGYDCPHCGQPSDPFGSGGAEAAAHELGIPFLGRLPLSASLREASDAGRPPAAGDGPAGRAFRDLAEKLLAALEP from the coding sequence ATGACCGACACACCCGACTTCGGCCCCGACGCTTCCCGGGTCCGCTCCTTTCGCCTGACCGGCACGGTCGCGAGCATCGTCGCCGACGCGTCCGGGCTGGCCGATGCGGAACGCCCGCAGCTCGAGGCGAGGCTGCGGACCGTCGCCGAGCGCCACGGCGCCGGCGAGGTGCGCGTCGCCCTCACCGCCGCCCGCAGCGGACGCAAGCTGATCGCGGTCGGCAGCGGCAAGGGCGGGGTCGGCAAGTCGACGCTCGCCGCCAACCTCGCGGTCGCGCTCGCCCGGCTCGGCCGCAAGGTCGGGATCATCGATGCCGACATCTACGGGCCTTCCCAACCGCGGCTGCTCGGAACAAGCGAGCGGCCGGAGGCCGAGGACAAGACCCTCATCCCGGTCGCGGCGCAGGGCGTCAGGCTGCTCTCGGTCGGCCAGCTGGTACCCGAGGGCCAGGCGCTCGCATGGCGCGGCCCGATGGCGGCGGGCGCGCTCAACCAGCTGGTCGAGGGCCAATGGGGCGACACCGAGCTGATCATCGTCGACCTGCCGCCCGGCACGGGGGACGTCCAGCTGTCGCTGATCCAGAAGGCCCGGCCGGCCGGCGCGGTCGTCGTGTCGACGCCGCAGGACCTCGCGCTGATCGACGCCACCCGGGCGATCGACCTGTTCAGGAAGACCAGTGTTCCGGTGCTCGGCATCATCGAGAACATGGCGGGTTACGACTGCCCCCATTGCGGACAGCCGTCAGACCCGTTCGGCAGCGGAGGGGCGGAAGCTGCGGCGCACGAGCTCGGCATCCCGTTCCTCGGCCGCCTGCCCCTGTCGGCGAGCCTGCGCGAGGCGTCGGACGCGGGCCGCCCGCCGGCTGCTGGAGACGGACCGGCCGGCCGCGCGTTCCGGGATCTCGCCGAGAAACTGCTCGCCGCCCTGGAGCCCTGA
- a CDS encoding CoA-binding protein — MPLTSPDEIASLLESSRTIAMVGASDNPGRASYGVMRFLQQRGWRVIPVNPRLAGQELLGETVVARLADVGEPIDLVDVFRRSEEVGPVVDEAIAAGAGAIWMQLGVVNDAAAARAEAAGLKVVMDHCPKIEVARLGIAGPA; from the coding sequence ATGCCGCTGACCAGCCCCGACGAGATCGCCAGCCTGCTCGAGAGCAGCCGCACCATCGCGATGGTCGGCGCGTCCGACAATCCGGGCCGCGCCTCCTATGGCGTGATGCGCTTCCTCCAGCAGCGCGGCTGGCGGGTGATCCCGGTCAATCCGCGGCTCGCCGGGCAGGAGCTGCTCGGCGAGACGGTCGTGGCGCGCCTGGCGGACGTTGGCGAGCCAATCGACCTCGTCGATGTGTTCCGGCGCTCGGAAGAGGTCGGCCCGGTGGTCGACGAGGCGATCGCCGCCGGAGCCGGGGCGATCTGGATGCAGCTCGGCGTCGTGAACGACGCGGCCGCCGCCCGCGCCGAGGCGGCGGGGCTCAAGGTCGTGATGGACCATTGTCCGAAGATCGAAGTCGCCCGACTGGGGATCGCCGGCCCCGCTTGA
- the hflK gene encoding FtsH protease activity modulator HflK yields MNLMPGWAALGRALFNDNKGPWGSRPPGGDKGAGGSGGEEPPSVPPSGGHGSGPWGGSPQRRSTGPGLGGVPLEELLRRRLGRLGGGGGGGPFPTTDRSIFAWAALAVVLLWLLVTSVHSIDPQERGVVTRFGRYDHTLGPGIGLTLPFPIDRVRKVDVGQIRNVDLGSANSDNLMLTGDQNILDIAYTVRWTVRDPELFLFEMKSPEETVREVAESAMRAVISNVSLNDAMGERRGQIEGSVVEEMQHILDRYHSGVLIQGVAIKQADPPGQVIDAFKQVTAAQQDAQSYVNQATGYAQQLTAKAQGEATAFDKVYEQYRLSPDVTRRRMYYETMEQVLANTDKTIVEAPGITPYLPLPEVRKSSPAAQEPQQ; encoded by the coding sequence ATGAACTTAATGCCGGGGTGGGCCGCGCTCGGCCGCGCGCTTTTCAACGACAACAAGGGCCCCTGGGGTTCGCGCCCGCCGGGCGGCGACAAGGGTGCCGGAGGGAGCGGCGGCGAGGAGCCGCCTTCCGTCCCGCCGAGCGGCGGCCATGGCTCCGGGCCGTGGGGCGGTTCGCCGCAGCGTCGCTCGACCGGGCCCGGGCTCGGCGGGGTCCCGCTCGAGGAACTGCTGCGCCGCCGCCTCGGCCGCCTCGGCGGTGGTGGCGGAGGCGGCCCGTTCCCGACGACCGATCGCTCGATCTTCGCCTGGGCGGCACTGGCGGTCGTCCTGCTCTGGCTGCTGGTCACCTCGGTCCACTCGATCGATCCGCAGGAGCGCGGCGTCGTAACCCGCTTCGGGCGCTACGATCATACGCTCGGGCCGGGCATTGGGCTGACCCTGCCGTTCCCGATCGACCGCGTCCGCAAGGTCGACGTCGGGCAGATCCGCAACGTCGACCTGGGCTCGGCCAACAGCGACAATCTGATGCTGACCGGCGACCAGAACATCCTCGACATCGCCTACACGGTCCGCTGGACGGTGCGCGATCCCGAGCTGTTCCTGTTCGAGATGAAGAGCCCGGAGGAGACCGTCCGCGAGGTCGCCGAGAGCGCGATGCGCGCGGTCATCTCCAACGTCAGTCTCAACGACGCGATGGGCGAGCGCCGCGGGCAGATCGAGGGCTCGGTCGTCGAGGAGATGCAGCACATCCTCGACCGCTATCATTCGGGCGTGCTGATCCAGGGCGTGGCGATCAAGCAGGCCGACCCGCCCGGGCAGGTGATCGACGCCTTCAAGCAGGTCACCGCCGCGCAGCAGGACGCCCAGTCCTACGTCAACCAGGCGACCGGTTACGCGCAGCAGCTGACCGCCAAGGCGCAGGGCGAGGCGACCGCCTTCGACAAGGTGTACGAGCAGTATCGCCTGTCGCCCGACGTGACCCGCCGTCGCATGTACTACGAGACGATGGAGCAGGTGCTGGCCAATACCGATAAGACGATCGTGGAGGCGCCGGGGATCACCCCCTACCTCCCGCTGCCGGAGGTCCGGAAATCGTCGCCCGCCGCGCAGGAGCCGCAGCAGTGA
- the hflC gene encoding protease modulator HflC, with translation MNAVRRHPFAALAGALLLLFLVLNAIVIVPETSQAIVVRFGKPERILNRFNANWRVGSPGAGLAYRLPFADSVVWIDKRVQSVEMERQQVLSTDQRRLEVSAFARYRIVDPLRMYVGARSPDRVSQALQPILVSEVRNELGKRSFASLLSPEREGVMENVRAGLDRVARQYGAQVVDVRIKKTDLPDGTPLDSAFERMRTARLQEARSIRAQGSKQAQIIQAEAEAEAARIYAGSFGKDPGFYDFYRAMQSYRSTFIGDAGGKKSAPTTIILSPQNEYLRQFEGRGGGK, from the coding sequence GTGAACGCCGTCCGCCGCCACCCCTTCGCCGCGCTCGCCGGAGCGCTGTTGCTCCTGTTCCTCGTCCTCAACGCAATCGTCATCGTGCCCGAGACGAGCCAGGCGATCGTCGTCCGCTTCGGCAAGCCCGAGCGCATCCTCAACCGCTTCAACGCCAACTGGCGGGTCGGCTCGCCCGGCGCGGGGCTCGCCTACCGGCTGCCGTTCGCCGACAGCGTGGTGTGGATCGACAAGCGGGTGCAGAGCGTCGAGATGGAGCGCCAGCAGGTGCTCTCGACCGACCAGCGCCGACTCGAGGTGAGCGCCTTCGCGCGCTACCGGATCGTCGATCCGCTCCGCATGTATGTCGGCGCGCGCTCGCCCGACCGGGTCAGCCAGGCGCTCCAGCCGATCCTCGTTTCCGAGGTACGCAACGAACTCGGCAAGCGCAGCTTCGCCTCGCTGCTCAGCCCGGAGCGCGAGGGCGTGATGGAGAATGTCCGGGCCGGGCTCGACCGGGTCGCGCGGCAGTATGGCGCCCAGGTGGTCGACGTCCGGATCAAGAAGACCGACCTGCCCGACGGCACGCCGCTCGACAGCGCGTTCGAGCGGATGCGGACCGCTCGCCTGCAGGAAGCCCGCTCGATCCGGGCGCAGGGCAGCAAGCAGGCGCAGATCATCCAGGCCGAGGCGGAGGCCGAAGCCGCGCGGATCTACGCGGGCAGCTTCGGCAAGGACCCGGGCTTCTACGACTTCTACCGGGCGATGCAGAGCTATCGCTCGACCTTCATCGGCGATGCCGGGGGCAAGAAGAGCGCGCCGACCACGATTATCCTTTCGCCGCAGAACGAATATCTGCGGCAATTCGAAGGCAGGGGCGGCGGAAAATGA
- a CDS encoding Do family serine endopeptidase codes for MTSPKELPIVRYAYGVAAAVLLGGTAFSIAAGPVGAQVAQNSPSTMAPRPGAPMSFADLAARLQPAVVNISTKQRVAVQNQADPLQEFFRRFGVQPDDQGGSSGGSGGGSGSRTRETGSLGSGFIISPDGYVVTNNHLIQGANGTGTVDTVTVITTDRREFPARIVGRDQASDLALLKIQGTFPFVNWGDSTRSRVGDWVVAIGNPYGLGGTVTAGIISALHRGITGSGAYDRYIQTDAAINMGNSGGPMFDLNGNVIGINSALISPNGASVGIGLAIPAELAKPVIDSLRRGQAPQRGYLGIGLQPLDENIASSLGVAKDRGEIVRSLVPNGAASRAGLQQGDVIVGVGGRSVTPDETVSYLIANSQVGSRVPIDIVRGGRRQTVTAVVAQRPSEDEVTKQAGGPGNDSGTDDSTTTPPATTPRTLGLSLQPVTPVIARTLNLPAGARGVVIVAVDPNSDASDKGIQRGDVILSVQQQPVTTPAQVAAAVDAARRAGRTSVLMLIKRGSSPEAFVGIDIRPR; via the coding sequence ATGACGTCGCCTAAGGAGCTTCCGATCGTGCGCTATGCCTACGGTGTCGCGGCCGCCGTCCTGCTGGGTGGAACGGCCTTCTCGATCGCCGCCGGCCCGGTCGGGGCGCAGGTTGCCCAGAACTCTCCGTCCACCATGGCCCCGCGGCCCGGCGCGCCCATGTCCTTCGCCGACTTGGCCGCCCGGCTCCAGCCCGCGGTGGTCAACATCTCGACCAAGCAGCGGGTGGCGGTCCAGAACCAGGCGGATCCGCTGCAGGAATTCTTCCGCCGCTTCGGCGTCCAGCCGGACGACCAGGGCGGAAGCTCCGGCGGTTCGGGCGGCGGCAGCGGCTCCCGGACCCGCGAGACCGGCTCGCTTGGCTCGGGCTTCATCATCTCGCCCGACGGCTATGTCGTCACCAACAACCACCTGATCCAGGGGGCGAACGGCACCGGGACGGTGGACACGGTCACGGTCATCACCACCGACCGCCGCGAGTTCCCGGCACGGATCGTCGGTCGCGACCAGGCCTCGGACCTCGCGCTGCTCAAGATTCAGGGCACCTTCCCGTTCGTGAACTGGGGCGACTCGACCCGCTCCCGGGTTGGCGACTGGGTGGTCGCGATCGGCAATCCCTATGGGCTCGGGGGCACCGTCACCGCGGGGATCATCTCCGCGCTGCACCGCGGGATCACCGGCTCGGGCGCCTACGATCGCTACATCCAGACGGACGCCGCGATCAACATGGGCAACTCGGGCGGCCCGATGTTCGACTTGAACGGCAACGTCATCGGGATCAACTCGGCGCTGATCTCGCCCAACGGGGCCAGCGTCGGGATCGGCCTCGCCATTCCGGCCGAACTCGCCAAGCCGGTCATCGACAGCCTCCGTCGCGGCCAGGCGCCGCAGCGCGGCTATCTCGGGATCGGCCTCCAGCCGCTCGACGAGAACATCGCCTCCAGCCTCGGCGTCGCCAAGGACCGGGGCGAGATCGTCCGCTCGCTCGTGCCGAACGGCGCGGCGTCGCGCGCCGGGCTGCAGCAGGGCGACGTGATCGTCGGGGTCGGCGGTCGGTCGGTGACCCCGGACGAGACCGTCTCCTACCTGATCGCCAACAGCCAGGTCGGGTCGCGCGTGCCGATCGACATCGTTCGCGGCGGTCGCCGCCAGACCGTCACCGCGGTCGTGGCGCAGCGTCCGAGCGAGGACGAGGTGACCAAGCAGGCGGGCGGCCCGGGCAACGACAGCGGCACGGACGACAGCACGACCACCCCGCCGGCAACCACGCCGCGGACGCTCGGGCTCTCGCTCCAGCCGGTCACCCCGGTCATCGCCCGCACGCTTAACCTCCCGGCGGGCGCCCGCGGGGTGGTGATCGTGGCGGTGGATCCGAACAGCGATGCGTCCGACAAGGGCATCCAGCGCGGCGACGTCATCCTCTCGGTCCAGCAGCAGCCGGTAACCACGCCGGCGCAGGTCGCCGCGGCGGTCGATGCGGCGCGGCGGGCGGGGCGCACCAGCGTCCTGATGCTGATCAAGCGCGGCTCGTCGCCCGAGGCGTTCGTCGGCATCGACATCCGTCCGCGCTAA